The uncultured Roseibium sp. genome contains a region encoding:
- a CDS encoding DUF2309 domain-containing protein, which yields MFIKHTQFEAARISGILDAAAAAIRAIPPAFPLDATVAINPFLGQAGEDLATASARLARVTGADLVRPRTFYAEEIAAGNITDADLTAALEAHPSPLRPETLGRLKALAAEEAPAPEALPTIADLAASATGIDWPSVIEKSVGLWAAGYFDRGQALWAPKPGETAYAAWRSWASCDLTPEIAGLSGFCAHVASAPDTFEQAVLSTTERLGVSLKAAETLFHRLLMDLGGWAQHARWLLWQAELDGKSDSTLADLLAIRLIWEEALLAHVPEIGERWRDTVAAHEAPVAPSPDQVVDVILQDAAERAFQRDLSRKLSAAPLREARPAVQAAFCIDVRSEVIRRALESQSPSVETLGFAGFFGLPVAHTDHGSDVVENHLPVLLKPGLSSTSRCAAGKEHATRIGKRAVRALDRFRQAAVSSFAFVEAAGPFYGLKLVRDAFGLSGKKTRTAFAPRLDPDLSAETKAETAATVLKAMGLTQGHAPIVLLVGHGAHVTNNPHESAYHCGACGGYSGEVSARLLAALLNDPETRAGLMAHGIEVPSDTCFMAGLHDTTTDEVTLFDEDHDVEGGDIDLVKTWLERAGHQARAERAVRLPGADAASVTFRALNWSEVRPEWGLAGCAAFIAAPRQVTSSADLEGRAFLHSYDWRTDERFKTLELILTAPVVVASWISLQYYGSAVAPDVFGGGNKLIHNVVGGIGVLEGNGGRLRPGLPWQALHDGDGLVHTPLRLSVMIEAPQEAISAILDAHPEVQALFDNGWLHLFALEDGQVCARYLQGGTWQEERVKDLAA from the coding sequence ATGTTTATCAAACACACCCAGTTCGAAGCGGCGCGGATATCTGGCATTCTCGATGCCGCCGCAGCGGCCATTCGGGCGATCCCTCCGGCCTTCCCGCTCGATGCGACGGTTGCCATCAATCCGTTTCTTGGCCAGGCCGGGGAAGACCTCGCGACGGCCTCGGCCCGGCTCGCGCGCGTCACCGGTGCCGACCTTGTACGGCCCCGGACATTCTATGCCGAAGAGATCGCTGCGGGTAACATCACCGACGCGGACCTGACAGCCGCCCTTGAGGCGCACCCGTCACCGTTAAGGCCGGAGACCCTCGGTCGGCTCAAGGCGCTTGCGGCCGAGGAAGCCCCTGCCCCGGAGGCCTTGCCGACCATCGCCGACCTGGCCGCATCTGCCACGGGCATCGACTGGCCTTCGGTCATCGAAAAATCGGTCGGTCTTTGGGCTGCCGGTTATTTTGACCGGGGCCAGGCCCTTTGGGCGCCCAAACCGGGCGAGACGGCCTATGCCGCCTGGCGGTCCTGGGCAAGCTGCGACCTGACGCCCGAAATTGCCGGCTTGTCGGGCTTCTGCGCGCATGTGGCCTCCGCCCCGGACACCTTCGAACAGGCGGTCCTGAGCACGACGGAACGGCTCGGGGTCAGTCTTAAGGCGGCCGAGACCCTGTTCCACCGGCTGCTCATGGATCTCGGCGGATGGGCGCAGCACGCCCGCTGGCTCCTGTGGCAGGCCGAACTGGACGGCAAGAGCGACAGCACGCTTGCCGACCTGCTGGCGATCCGGCTGATCTGGGAAGAGGCCCTGTTGGCCCATGTTCCCGAGATCGGCGAGCGGTGGCGTGACACGGTCGCCGCGCACGAGGCGCCCGTCGCCCCGTCGCCCGATCAGGTGGTCGACGTCATCTTGCAGGACGCGGCCGAACGGGCCTTCCAGCGGGATCTCAGCCGGAAACTGAGCGCCGCGCCCCTTCGGGAAGCGCGCCCGGCCGTCCAGGCCGCCTTTTGCATCGACGTTCGCTCGGAGGTCATCCGGCGCGCGCTGGAAAGCCAGAGCCCGTCGGTCGAAACCCTCGGGTTCGCTGGCTTCTTCGGTCTGCCCGTCGCGCATACGGACCATGGCTCAGACGTGGTCGAGAACCATCTGCCCGTCCTGCTGAAACCCGGCCTGTCGTCGACAAGCCGGTGCGCGGCCGGCAAGGAACATGCGACCCGCATCGGCAAACGGGCAGTTCGGGCGCTGGACCGGTTCCGGCAGGCAGCGGTTTCCTCCTTCGCCTTTGTGGAGGCGGCGGGGCCGTTTTACGGGCTGAAACTGGTCCGGGACGCTTTTGGCCTGTCCGGCAAGAAAACACGGACCGCGTTCGCGCCGCGGCTCGACCCGGACCTGAGCGCGGAGACGAAGGCGGAAACGGCCGCGACCGTGCTGAAGGCGATGGGTCTCACCCAAGGCCATGCGCCGATCGTGCTTCTTGTCGGCCATGGCGCCCATGTGACCAACAACCCGCATGAAAGTGCCTACCATTGCGGCGCCTGCGGCGGGTATTCCGGCGAGGTATCGGCCCGGCTGCTTGCGGCGTTGCTCAACGATCCGGAAACGCGCGCCGGGCTTATGGCGCACGGCATCGAAGTCCCGTCCGATACCTGCTTCATGGCGGGTCTGCACGACACGACGACCGATGAGGTAACGCTCTTTGACGAGGACCATGACGTCGAGGGCGGCGATATCGATCTTGTGAAGACCTGGCTGGAGCGGGCCGGTCATCAGGCGCGGGCCGAACGGGCCGTCCGTCTGCCGGGCGCGGACGCGGCGTCCGTCACTTTCCGGGCACTCAACTGGTCGGAAGTCCGGCCGGAATGGGGATTGGCCGGTTGCGCTGCCTTTATCGCGGCGCCGAGACAGGTGACATCCTCAGCGGATCTCGAAGGGCGCGCCTTCCTGCACAGCTACGACTGGAGGACCGACGAAAGGTTCAAGACACTCGAACTGATCCTGACCGCCCCGGTCGTCGTGGCAAGCTGGATCAGCCTGCAGTATTACGGCTCCGCCGTTGCTCCGGATGTTTTCGGCGGCGGCAACAAGCTCATCCACAATGTGGTCGGCGGCATCGGTGTGCTCGAGGGCAATGGCGGTCGCCTGCGCCCCGGTCTGCCCTGGCAGGCACTCCATGACGGTGACGGTCTCGTTCACACACCCTTGCGGCTTTCGGTTATGATCGAGGCGCCGCAGGAGGCGATCTCCGCCATCCTGGACGCTCACCCGGAGGTGCAGGCGCTTTTCGACAATGGCTGGCTGCACCTGTTCGCCCTGGAAGACGGGCAGGTCTGCGCACGATACCTGCAGGGCGGGACATGGCAGGAAGAGCGGGTCAAGGATCTTGCGGCATGA
- a CDS encoding GlxA family transcriptional regulator, giving the protein MARVTFLLFDGFSNMVLSCLLEPLRALRDQTRADIGWQVITPNDAAAISSSGLSIAADTGWGDVEGTDMLVVVSGYDFRAHAGRENARVLRALARRSDIVVGADTGAWLLADTGLLNEQTATIHWTERADFGERFPDVHVSHDRYVRTGRLWTCGGASAALDLMLAFISERFGPASAFLVSTMFLHDAERPRDGARGSGMLGGRGSARLRQIVNLMVATIETPLPLARLASRAGLSVRALDRLFQEELGMAPGRYYQMMRLSHARELATGTEFTLREIALRCGYSDAAALSKAFRRTFGHPVRKSQGRRPQ; this is encoded by the coding sequence ATGGCTCGCGTCACCTTCCTGCTGTTCGACGGCTTCTCAAACATGGTCCTGTCCTGCCTGCTTGAACCGCTGCGCGCGTTGCGCGACCAGACCCGGGCGGACATCGGCTGGCAGGTGATCACGCCGAACGATGCAGCCGCGATCAGCTCCAGCGGCCTGAGCATCGCCGCCGACACGGGTTGGGGAGACGTCGAAGGGACGGACATGCTCGTTGTCGTTTCGGGCTACGACTTCCGCGCCCATGCCGGCCGGGAAAATGCGAGGGTGCTGCGGGCGCTTGCGCGACGGAGCGATATCGTTGTCGGCGCCGACACCGGTGCCTGGCTGCTGGCCGACACGGGGCTCCTGAACGAACAGACCGCCACCATCCACTGGACCGAACGTGCCGATTTCGGGGAACGGTTTCCGGACGTACACGTGAGTCACGACCGCTATGTCAGGACCGGCCGTCTCTGGACCTGCGGCGGCGCCTCCGCCGCGCTCGACCTGATGCTGGCCTTTATTTCAGAGCGCTTCGGGCCTGCGAGCGCATTCCTGGTGTCGACCATGTTCCTGCACGACGCCGAGCGGCCCCGGGACGGAGCGCGCGGATCCGGCATGCTCGGGGGCAGGGGAAGCGCCCGGTTGCGTCAGATCGTCAACCTGATGGTGGCAACCATCGAGACGCCCCTGCCTCTTGCAAGACTTGCCAGCCGTGCGGGACTTTCGGTCCGCGCGCTCGACCGGCTGTTTCAGGAGGAACTCGGCATGGCGCCCGGCCGCTACTACCAGATGATGCGGCTGTCCCATGCGCGGGAATTGGCCACAGGCACGGAGTTCACTCTGCGCGAGATCGCCCTGCGCTGCGGCTATTCGGATGCTGCGGCCCTGAGCAAGGCGTTCCGCCGGACCTTCGGACATCCGGTCCGCAAATCACAAGGCCGCCGGCCGCAGTGA
- a CDS encoding 3-keto-5-aminohexanoate cleavage protein, giving the protein MPLAMNRDVFITCAVTGSGGTQDRSPHVPRSPKQIADSAIAATKAGAAVVHCHVRDPETGAPARRPDYYREVTDRIRDAEVDVVLNLTAGMGGDIVFGSAEAPFPLNDKATDMIGASERMIHIAECLPEICTLDCGTMNFAEADYVMTNTPGMLRTMGAMMTELGVKPEIEAFDTGHLWFAKQLVSEGTLASPALVQLCMGVPWGAPNDLNTFMAMVNAVPDDWTWSAFSLGRDQMPYVAASVLAGGNVRVGLEDNLWLEKGVLATNAQLVERAVTVIENMGARVIGPQAVRDRLGLEKRAPKGAAS; this is encoded by the coding sequence ATGCCGCTCGCCATGAACCGGGACGTCTTCATCACCTGCGCCGTCACCGGCTCCGGCGGAACGCAGGACCGCTCGCCGCACGTGCCCCGCAGCCCGAAGCAGATCGCCGACAGTGCGATTGCGGCCACCAAGGCCGGGGCCGCGGTCGTCCATTGCCATGTGCGTGATCCGGAAACCGGCGCGCCGGCGCGCCGCCCGGACTACTACCGTGAGGTGACCGACCGGATCCGCGATGCGGAGGTCGACGTGGTTTTGAACCTGACGGCGGGCATGGGCGGCGACATCGTCTTCGGCTCCGCCGAGGCGCCCTTCCCGCTCAACGACAAGGCGACCGACATGATCGGCGCTTCCGAGCGCATGATCCACATCGCGGAATGCCTGCCTGAAATCTGCACCCTCGACTGCGGCACCATGAACTTCGCCGAGGCCGATTACGTGATGACCAACACGCCGGGCATGCTGCGCACCATGGGCGCCATGATGACCGAGCTTGGCGTCAAGCCGGAGATCGAGGCCTTCGACACCGGCCATCTGTGGTTTGCCAAACAGCTGGTCTCCGAAGGAACGCTTGCCTCGCCCGCCCTGGTTCAGCTGTGCATGGGCGTGCCCTGGGGCGCGCCAAACGACCTCAACACCTTCATGGCCATGGTCAACGCCGTGCCGGACGACTGGACGTGGTCGGCCTTCAGCCTGGGCCGGGACCAGATGCCCTATGTGGCGGCCTCCGTGCTTGCCGGCGGCAATGTCCGCGTCGGCCTGGAAGACAATCTCTGGCTCGAAAAGGGCGTGCTTGCGACCAACGCGCAACTGGTCGAACGCGCCGTGACCGTCATCGAAAACATGGGCGCGCGGGTAATCGGTCCGCAAGCGGTGCGCGACAGGCTCGGCCTTGAAAAACGCGCCCCCAAGGGAGCCGCCTCATGA
- a CDS encoding carnitine 3-dehydrogenase, whose product MTGASNQKAAIVGGGVIGGGWAARFLLNGWDVSVFDPDPDSQRKIGEVLANARRSLPALYDRALPAEGTLTFHDDLAVAVAGADWVQESIPERLDLKHTVLAAIEDGAPPEAVIGSSTSGFKPSDLNAKGGRAVVAHPFNPVYLLPLVELVGAPETCAQAADLLREVGMFPLTLRKEIDAHIADRLLEAVWRESLWLVKDGIATTEEIDEAIRMAFGIRWAQMGLFETYRIAGGEAGMKHFMAQFGPALSWPWTKLMDVPDFTDELVVLIAGQSDAQSGHRTIRELERLRDDNIVGMVRALRRSGSGAGGVIRAHEDKLETGGDYRGLPVTAERQVPADWTDYNGHMNETRYLEAASQASDRFMEMIGADAAYVASGFSYFTVETHLRFLDEVQAGDRLTVTSQVLSGAGKKMQLFHRLWRGDGTLAATVETLLLHTDLTARKACSPAPEVADALERFAKAHAGLEAEGSGRSVGQPPAVTGS is encoded by the coding sequence ATGACCGGCGCGTCGAACCAAAAGGCCGCGATTGTCGGCGGCGGTGTCATCGGCGGCGGCTGGGCCGCGCGCTTCCTGCTCAACGGCTGGGATGTCTCGGTGTTCGACCCCGATCCGGACTCGCAACGCAAGATCGGCGAGGTGCTCGCCAACGCGCGCCGGTCCCTGCCCGCGCTTTACGACCGCGCGCTGCCCGCCGAAGGAACACTGACGTTTCACGACGATCTGGCCGTGGCGGTCGCCGGGGCAGACTGGGTGCAGGAGAGCATTCCCGAACGCCTGGACCTGAAGCACACGGTGCTGGCCGCAATCGAGGACGGGGCCCCGCCTGAGGCTGTCATCGGATCGTCGACCTCCGGCTTCAAACCGTCAGACCTTAACGCAAAGGGCGGCCGCGCTGTTGTCGCCCATCCGTTCAACCCGGTCTACCTGCTGCCGCTGGTGGAACTGGTCGGCGCGCCGGAGACCTGCGCGCAAGCGGCTGACCTCCTGCGCGAGGTCGGCATGTTCCCGCTCACCCTGCGCAAGGAAATCGATGCCCATATCGCCGACCGGCTGCTCGAAGCCGTTTGGCGCGAGAGCCTGTGGCTGGTGAAGGACGGGATTGCCACGACGGAAGAAATCGACGAGGCGATCCGCATGGCGTTTGGCATCCGCTGGGCGCAGATGGGGCTGTTCGAGACCTATCGCATTGCCGGCGGCGAGGCCGGCATGAAACACTTCATGGCGCAGTTCGGCCCGGCCCTGTCCTGGCCGTGGACCAAACTGATGGACGTGCCGGACTTCACCGACGAGCTGGTCGTCCTGATTGCCGGCCAGTCGGACGCCCAGTCCGGCCACAGAACCATCCGTGAGCTGGAGCGCCTGCGCGACGACAATATCGTCGGCATGGTTCGGGCGCTCAGGCGCTCCGGCAGCGGCGCGGGCGGGGTCATCCGCGCCCATGAGGACAAGCTGGAGACCGGCGGCGACTATCGCGGCCTTCCGGTCACGGCAGAACGGCAGGTGCCGGCGGACTGGACCGACTACAACGGCCATATGAACGAGACCCGCTACCTGGAAGCCGCCTCGCAGGCGAGCGACCGCTTCATGGAGATGATCGGCGCGGATGCGGCCTATGTGGCTTCGGGCTTCAGCTATTTCACCGTGGAAACCCATCTGCGTTTCCTGGATGAGGTTCAGGCCGGCGACCGGCTCACGGTCACCAGCCAGGTGCTGTCCGGAGCGGGGAAGAAGATGCAGCTGTTCCACCGGCTCTGGCGCGGCGACGGAACGCTGGCCGCAACCGTGGAAACGTTGCTGCTGCACACCGACCTGACCGCCCGCAAGGCGTGTTCGCCAGCGCCGGAGGTGGCCGATGCGCTGGAGAGGTTCGCGAAAGCCCATGCAGGGCTTGAGGCAGAAGGAAGTGGCCGCTCGGTCGGCCAGCCGCCGGCCGTTACGGGATCCTGA
- a CDS encoding LysR substrate-binding domain-containing protein: MRQDLNDLAYFAEVVAYRGFAPAGRAIGVPKSKLSRRIAALEDRLGVRLIERSSRRFRVTDIGQQFYERCRSMQSEAEQAQALVAEARAEPHGLIRFGCPTGLVEVVAPLITEFLSRHPKVRLQLVAADRALDLISERIDLALRVRAALNSDASLTMRTLGTSIRILVATPRLAQKVFEVDDLDKVPLLSTSDSADEAEWHIETDKGETRTFRKQARMGCADLSATRTAAKSGLGVALLPDHICGAELAAGDLVRILPEWRGQKGIVHLVFTTRRGLPPAVRLFIDHLARGFPHDALSNKESPT, from the coding sequence ATGCGGCAAGATCTGAATGACCTGGCCTATTTCGCAGAGGTGGTGGCGTATCGTGGATTTGCACCGGCCGGCCGGGCTATCGGCGTTCCCAAGTCAAAGCTCAGCCGGCGTATCGCGGCTCTGGAAGACCGTCTGGGCGTACGGTTGATCGAACGATCGAGCAGACGGTTTCGGGTCACCGACATCGGGCAGCAATTCTATGAGCGGTGCCGCAGCATGCAGTCGGAAGCCGAACAGGCCCAAGCCCTGGTTGCCGAAGCCAGGGCCGAACCGCACGGGCTGATCCGCTTCGGATGCCCGACCGGCCTCGTCGAGGTCGTGGCCCCGCTGATAACCGAGTTCCTGTCTCGTCATCCCAAGGTACGGCTACAGCTCGTCGCTGCCGATCGGGCACTCGATCTGATCTCGGAACGAATTGACCTCGCCTTGCGCGTGCGTGCGGCGTTGAACAGCGATGCCTCGCTGACCATGCGTACGCTCGGCACCTCAATCAGAATTCTGGTCGCAACCCCACGGCTTGCGCAGAAAGTATTCGAGGTCGATGATCTGGACAAAGTCCCCTTGCTATCGACAAGCGACAGCGCGGATGAAGCCGAATGGCACATCGAGACCGACAAGGGTGAAACCCGCACATTTCGAAAACAGGCCCGGATGGGCTGCGCCGACTTATCGGCAACGCGAACGGCGGCGAAAAGCGGGCTTGGTGTCGCGTTATTGCCCGATCATATCTGCGGCGCGGAACTCGCAGCCGGGGATCTCGTGCGCATCCTCCCGGAATGGCGCGGTCAGAAGGGGATCGTTCATCTCGTCTTCACGACGCGCCGTGGTCTACCGCCAGCTGTGCGATTATTCATCGACCATCTTGCCCGCGGATTTCCGCACGACGCGCTGAGCAATAAAGAGAGCCCGACCTGA
- a CDS encoding glucose 1-dehydrogenase — translation MTQNFENKVVVITGGTSGIGLATAKAFASAGASVFITGRRQAALDEAVKSIGGRATGVRGDMSVLADIDRLYDAVQQQHGQIDVLFANAGGGSFAPLGEISEEHYQQTFDTNVKGVLFTVQKALPLLRDGASIILTSSTTGTAGTANFSVYSATKAAVRNFARSWILDLKDRNIRVNAISPGLTETAGLNELFGGGEQAEGVKEYILGNVPSGRIGQPEDIGNAVLFLASEESSFINGIELFVDGGMNQV, via the coding sequence ATGACACAGAACTTCGAGAACAAGGTCGTCGTTATCACCGGTGGAACCAGCGGCATCGGTCTCGCGACGGCAAAGGCGTTCGCATCCGCGGGAGCCTCTGTCTTCATCACCGGCCGTCGCCAGGCGGCTCTCGACGAAGCCGTCAAGTCCATCGGCGGACGTGCGACCGGCGTGCGCGGCGACATGTCCGTGCTGGCCGATATCGATCGACTGTACGATGCGGTCCAGCAGCAGCACGGCCAGATCGACGTGCTCTTTGCAAATGCCGGTGGAGGCAGCTTTGCCCCGCTCGGCGAGATCAGCGAAGAGCACTATCAGCAGACATTCGATACCAATGTGAAAGGTGTCCTGTTCACCGTGCAAAAGGCGTTGCCGCTGCTGCGCGACGGGGCCTCGATCATCCTGACCTCTTCGACCACGGGGACTGCGGGTACGGCGAACTTCAGCGTCTATTCGGCCACCAAGGCCGCCGTGCGCAATTTCGCCCGCAGCTGGATCCTCGATCTGAAAGACCGCAATATCCGGGTGAATGCCATCAGCCCCGGATTGACCGAGACCGCCGGTCTGAACGAACTCTTCGGCGGCGGCGAACAGGCCGAAGGTGTCAAGGAATATATCCTCGGCAATGTTCCCTCGGGCCGGATCGGTCAGCCGGAAGACATCGGTAACGCCGTGCTCTTCCTCGCCTCCGAGGAGTCCAGCTTCATCAACGGCATCGAACTGTTCGTCGACGGCGGCATGAACCAGGTTTGA
- a CDS encoding NAD(P)-binding domain-containing protein, whose amino-acid sequence MDIGILGAATVGQTLARRLADAGHDIVIANSRGLESLRDVVMQLGSGIAAGHIADALKNPVVILAVPWTRLRDVLTPDIDWGGRVLIDATNIFTSYAPDFEVDDLRDDSGSEIVARLAPSARVVKAFNTLPIAKMFAPPPAGQLRRVLFVAGDDADAVAIVQHLVSDLHLHPVRIGSLVTGGRLMELGGSLSSLELFVDGGTQQT is encoded by the coding sequence ATGGATATCGGAATTCTGGGAGCAGCGACTGTCGGACAGACCCTCGCGCGCCGACTGGCCGATGCCGGGCACGACATCGTCATCGCCAACAGCCGCGGGCTCGAAAGTCTTCGTGACGTCGTCATGCAACTCGGAAGCGGGATTGCGGCCGGTCATATCGCGGATGCGCTGAAAAACCCGGTCGTCATCCTGGCCGTGCCATGGACGAGGCTCCGCGACGTCCTTACGCCCGATATCGACTGGGGCGGCCGCGTGTTGATCGACGCGACCAATATCTTCACCAGCTATGCGCCAGACTTCGAGGTCGATGATCTGCGCGACGACTCCGGCAGCGAAATCGTCGCGCGCCTGGCGCCCTCCGCCCGTGTCGTGAAGGCGTTCAACACTCTCCCGATTGCAAAAATGTTCGCGCCGCCGCCGGCCGGGCAACTGCGCCGGGTCCTGTTCGTGGCCGGTGACGACGCCGACGCTGTCGCCATCGTCCAGCACCTGGTTTCAGACCTCCATCTGCACCCCGTTCGCATCGGTTCGCTGGTGACCGGCGGCAGGCTGATGGAACTCGGCGGGTCGCTGAGCAGTCTGGAGCTCTTCGTCGATGGTGGCACGCAACAAACCTGA
- a CDS encoding cold-shock protein codes for MTTGTVKWFNSTKGFGFIQPDNGGPDAFVHITAVERAGMHEIVEGQKIGYDMERDTKSGKMSACNLQAA; via the coding sequence ATGACCACTGGCACAGTAAAATGGTTCAATTCCACCAAGGGCTTCGGCTTCATCCAGCCTGACAACGGCGGCCCGGACGCATTCGTCCATATCACCGCTGTCGAGCGTGCTGGCATGCACGAAATCGTTGAAGGCCAGAAAATCGGCTACGACATGGAGCGCGACACCAAGTCGGGCAAGATGTCCGCCTGCAATCTGCAAGCCGCCTGA
- a CDS encoding DUF6481 family protein, whose amino-acid sequence MKNIRNNEHSDRRSAAKDAKAALVEAFRAAKEAAEPTREARQTERRLIAEARDKRRAEREQAKLDEQNRVAAEAAARDAAVAAAARAEIDARELANKNRIERVLQDEADRKAKRDQRYANRKARQA is encoded by the coding sequence TTGAAGAATATTAGAAACAACGAACACTCCGACCGCCGCAGCGCTGCGAAAGACGCCAAGGCCGCTCTTGTTGAGGCTTTTCGTGCAGCCAAGGAAGCTGCAGAACCGACCCGAGAAGCCAGACAGACGGAACGGCGTTTGATCGCTGAAGCTCGTGACAAGCGCCGCGCAGAACGCGAGCAGGCGAAGCTTGATGAGCAAAATCGCGTTGCCGCGGAAGCAGCAGCACGAGATGCCGCCGTTGCTGCGGCAGCCAGAGCTGAAATCGACGCACGCGAGTTGGCTAACAAGAACCGTATCGAACGCGTCCTGCAGGACGAAGCAGACCGTAAAGCCAAACGCGACCAGCGTTACGCAAATCGAAAGGCCCGTCAGGCCTGA
- a CDS encoding GNAT family N-acetyltransferase, with the protein MTLLVFDESGTREIEQLKTIQTDRLTIRNFRVGDAEALFAYLREPAASCFFSLKLANLAAAESEVLKRAGDDEYAAVCLQETGQLIGDLFIHPDAAWPDDPEKPQQPDTVSVGWNFNPLFSGKGYAFEAAQALCSELFTHQGKRRIYAYVEDHNASSRRLCEKLGMRMEGLFLEYVTFQNDSAGNPIYENTMQYAILQHEWKRR; encoded by the coding sequence ATGACACTGTTGGTTTTCGATGAGTCTGGAACGCGGGAAATTGAGCAGTTGAAGACGATCCAAACTGACCGTCTGACTATCAGGAATTTCCGTGTAGGTGATGCGGAGGCCTTGTTCGCTTATCTGCGGGAACCTGCCGCGAGTTGCTTCTTCTCGCTAAAACTCGCCAATCTGGCGGCAGCCGAAAGTGAGGTCCTGAAACGCGCTGGCGACGACGAGTATGCCGCCGTTTGCCTGCAAGAAACAGGTCAGCTCATAGGCGACCTGTTCATCCATCCAGATGCTGCTTGGCCAGATGATCCAGAAAAACCTCAACAACCTGATACGGTTTCTGTGGGCTGGAATTTCAATCCACTGTTCAGTGGCAAGGGCTATGCGTTCGAAGCGGCACAGGCCTTGTGTTCCGAGTTATTCACTCATCAAGGTAAAAGGCGCATCTACGCTTATGTTGAGGACCACAATGCCTCGTCGCGCCGGCTCTGCGAAAAGCTTGGCATGCGAATGGAAGGCCTATTCTTGGAATATGTGACGTTCCAAAACGACAGCGCCGGAAATCCAATCTACGAAAACACCATGCAGTACGCCATTCTGCAGCATGAATGGAAACGACGTTAA
- a CDS encoding retron St85 family effector protein: MLIQPTLLNDKAQKVHSRVFVCGPGLTSGRVDIRHLARQKLEQMQNVTVVYGEEIEKQYSYSKKGMDLQTLEARFAHDVDFTLLILESAGSIAELGTFTQLPHLQDRLVVLVPSNFFRAESYIARGPLSLLSKRNPHNVIYFDSSREAEMLARVLYPLTFYKYAHYVLGADYAAKTRITRMKGNVIVPYNAYIKDTRASFHKAISLIGILVGDRPSYSELLVLTGLGPTQLNASLHALFLEKKIEKVSAARYSAIEGYEDSSLKPFSTTAISLARAKLTAAA; the protein is encoded by the coding sequence ATGTTGATCCAACCAACTCTACTGAACGATAAGGCACAAAAGGTGCATTCGCGTGTCTTTGTATGCGGTCCGGGACTAACCTCTGGTCGCGTCGACATTCGGCATTTGGCTCGGCAAAAGCTAGAGCAAATGCAAAATGTCACGGTCGTGTACGGCGAGGAAATTGAAAAGCAGTATTCTTATTCCAAGAAAGGAATGGACCTACAGACTCTTGAGGCCAGATTTGCTCACGACGTTGATTTCACCTTGCTTATACTGGAGTCGGCGGGATCGATAGCTGAACTCGGAACATTCACCCAGCTTCCTCACCTTCAAGATAGGTTGGTAGTTTTGGTTCCGAGTAATTTTTTTCGGGCAGAAAGTTACATCGCACGCGGACCTTTAAGTCTCCTGTCCAAAAGGAATCCTCATAACGTGATCTACTTTGATAGCTCGCGTGAGGCGGAAATGTTAGCTCGCGTTCTCTATCCGCTGACATTTTACAAGTATGCTCATTACGTCCTCGGAGCTGACTACGCTGCAAAAACACGCATAACACGTATGAAGGGCAATGTGATCGTCCCGTACAATGCCTATATTAAAGATACAAGAGCTTCTTTCCACAAAGCGATAAGTCTCATCGGCATATTGGTCGGAGACCGTCCGAGTTACTCCGAGTTGCTTGTCCTCACCGGGCTGGGACCTACGCAGCTAAACGCCAGTCTCCACGCGCTTTTTTTGGAGAAAAAGATCGAGAAGGTATCAGCAGCCAGATACAGTGCAATTGAAGGATACGAAGACAGTTCACTTAAGCCCTTTAGCACGACGGCTATCAGTCTTGCACGCGCTAAACTAACTGCAGCAGCTTGA